Sequence from the Nitrincola iocasae genome:
GTAAAGTGGATAAGCAATCCACCAGAGCCAGCCATAATCTACCGTGAGTTTCAGGTTAGGTGCTGTGGCTTCCAGTTGTTCCTGATCCTTGGGACCAACATAGAGCTTGGCGCTGACTTCACTGCTGCTACCTGGCATAACTTCAACTGCTGGAGACAGGAACCCGGCAATAAATTGGTCATTTACCTCACGGGTCTGGTAAGTATGCGTTTCATCAGGCTGCGGCACCCAGGCACTGACGAAGTAATGCTGACTGAATGCCACCCAGCCACCCTGGCTGGTTTGGTTGAAGTTAGCTTTACTCATGTCCTTGAATGTTACTTTCTGGTAGTTGTTTTCATCGGTAGAGAAAACTGCGCCCAGATAAGACTTCATACCCATGGATGTGCCACTGGTCGGGTCTGCACTCTGATCACGCTTTAACTGTCCAAATAGCGTTGAACGGAACGGTGCATCACTTTGGTTATCGATCAGGTAACTCAGCCCAATTCGGTAGCTGCCACGATCAAAGGTGTAACGCTTGGTAATGCTGACACCTGTATCCGTGGTGTATTTCAGGTCAACGTTTAGTGATTCACTGTCATCCAGCGAATAGCTAGTGGAAGACGATTGAAATACCGGTCGCCCATCTGCGCTGGCATCGGGGCCATCACGCCCTACGAGTCCGCTTTGGGCTACATAGGTGCGGTTGGCATTCTGCTCCAGAAGCACGAAGGGATCATAGGCGGTGATTCGGTCTTTGTGCTCCAACAAAGCGGCGTAGACAATATCACCACCGCGGCTGTCTATGACGAGATCGAGTACATCAGTCTGTACGCGAATCTGGTTGCTAGTAGAGGCAGCCGCTTCCTGAGTGCTGGTGACTGGCACGCTGTCACTGACATCAGTTGCAGCGGGAATATCGCCGCTAGATGAAGAGCTTTCAGTTGAGGCGCTTTCAGGAAGGTCAGCAGAGGTTGTGCTGCCATTAATTACAGCCGGTGCTGTAACCTCCTGAGGCGCAGAGGCCGGTTGATTATAGTCCTGATTCCACTGTAAAAAGCCCAGATAGGTAATCAGGGCCAGTGCGGAAAGTAATATGACTCGCTGTACATCCATCGGGATAAACCATCAGTTGTCTTTTTGGGCGTTAGAAGATTTTCGTTCCAGCCGTGTCCAGCTACGCTCAATCAGAGTGCGCAGTTGACTGCTGTCAAGGGTATCGAGACCCTTGCGAGCGAGAATAATAATATCAACGCTCGGCAGTTGGTGCTGACGTAAACGAAAAGATTCGCGAATGATACGTCGAATGTGGCTACGTTTGACAGCCCGACGGACATTTTTTTTGGAAATAACAAAACCGAGTCGGGGGTGACCAAGTTCGTTTGTTCGAGCGAGAATCAACAGAGAGGGGTCAGAGACTTTAAAACTGGCTCTGTCGAATACACGTTTGAAGTCCCCGGGCGTCAAAAGTCTTGAAGCCCGGGGGTATCCGAATTCGGCCATTCAGTTAGTAGCGGCTAAGACTGCTTAAAGAGCGAGTCTTTTGCG
This genomic interval carries:
- the rnpA gene encoding ribonuclease P protein component, yielding MAEFGYPRASRLLTPGDFKRVFDRASFKVSDPSLLILARTNELGHPRLGFVISKKNVRRAVKRSHIRRIIRESFRLRQHQLPSVDIIILARKGLDTLDSSQLRTLIERSWTRLERKSSNAQKDN
- the yidC gene encoding membrane protein insertase YidC, which gives rise to MDVQRVILLSALALITYLGFLQWNQDYNQPASAPQEVTAPAVINGSTTSADLPESASTESSSSSGDIPAATDVSDSVPVTSTQEAAASTSNQIRVQTDVLDLVIDSRGGDIVYAALLEHKDRITAYDPFVLLEQNANRTYVAQSGLVGRDGPDASADGRPVFQSSSTSYSLDDSESLNVDLKYTTDTGVSITKRYTFDRGSYRIGLSYLIDNQSDAPFRSTLFGQLKRDQSADPTSGTSMGMKSYLGAVFSTDENNYQKVTFKDMSKANFNQTSQGGWVAFSQHYFVSAWVPQPDETHTYQTREVNDQFIAGFLSPAVEVMPGSSSEVSAKLYVGPKDQEQLEATAPNLKLTVDYGWLWWIAYPLYWLLTTIQSFVGNWGLAIIGITVVVKAALFKLNAKAFRSMAKMRKFGPEMMRMKELYGDDRQKMSQEMMKLYKKEKINPLGGCLPIVAQMPVFISLYWVLMESVELRHAPFFLYIQDLSVMDPYFILPILMGITMFLQQKLNPTPPDPMQAKIMKMLPIIFTFFFLWFPAGLVLYWLVNNILSIAQQWYITRQIEKEDG